A stretch of Schistocerca cancellata isolate TAMUIC-IGC-003103 chromosome 3, iqSchCanc2.1, whole genome shotgun sequence DNA encodes these proteins:
- the LOC126176106 gene encoding uncharacterized protein LOC126176106, which yields MKTLLVLLSAVITAAVARPGSLEPVQSTIPDAASSKAPTAKTNNNPNQEANVDGKNMVRIIRSLHKTLTCTFKKSRLANPILPNTSPISDSSNDSTGTRFVDNPHIGLPFGTVLPLPDPPSQSQVSPTTNTAVASTAFKVRIDSPHVGLPADSPISASPASTTIVSSPITNFKTDTSSEGAFGSSLYNILTEVSSKDDGTNKRSTGISPASLTVNSGAVHSSSQPKSQSVNVSPDLPDAFIPNSFPTHSTLVFFPVSIPTSNAPSTAGLPLKNGFANFPTNNGNIDFLVSNPFSEFLAKTVNPKFFSENSFSILPSTSSQVKFFHSLPVNSVTGNPRSHIPINTASFGFPNSSPKTCPLKNIAFLMNNPPHSVPGNIPSSVAPVTSRSNSVLVKSASVLLYSDTVPLGNVVNTAQGPVLVGGPSNFAIFPQQPSLDDISQILAAHKAPGANAATAAAGPTLSSVFVAGQPVRLDNSRSH from the exons GTGCTCCTGAGCGCAGTCATCACAGCGGCAGTGGCCAGGCCTGGCTCGCTGGAGCCTGTCCAATCGACCATTCCAGACGCTGCATCCTCAAAGGCGCCAACAGCGAAGACAAACAACAATCCCAACCAAGAGGCAAATGTTGATGGCAAAAACATGGTTCGAATCATCAGAAGTCTCCATAAGACTTTAACATGCACTTTCAAAAAGTCTAGGCTCGCCAACCCCATACTGCCTAACACTTCTCCCATCAGTGACAGTAGCAATGACTCTACCGGCACTCGGTTTGTTGACAATCCCCACATCGGTCTTCCGTTTGGAACCGTGTTGCCTCTACCTGATCCTCCAAGTCAATCTCAAGTCTCACCAACTACTAACACTGCAGTTGCTTCAACTGCTTTTAAAGTACGAATAGACAGTCCTCATGTTGGCCTTCCTGCTGACAGTCCCATTTCTGCTTCACCTGCCAGTACCACTATTGTCAGCAGTCCTATAACTAATTTCAAAACTGATACCTCTTCTGAAGGAGCCTTTGGCAGTTCCCTTTACAATATTCTTACTGAGGTTTCTTCGAAGGATGATGGTACTAACAAACGTTCGACTGGTATTTCTCCTGCCAGCTTAACTGTCAACAGCGGTGCTGTCCATTCCAGCAGCCAGCCCAAAAGTCAGTCTGTTAACGTCAGTCCAGATCTCCCAGACGCTTTTATTCCCAACAGTTTCCCCACTCATAGTACCCTTGTTTTCTTCCCTGTCAGCATCCCCACTTCAAATGCTCCTAGCACTGCTGGTTTACCTTTGAAAAACGGCTTTGCTAATTTTCCCACCAACAATGGCAATATTGATTTTCTTGTAAGTAATCCCTTCAGCGAATTCCTCGCCAAAACTGTGAATCCCAAATTCTTCTCTGAAAACTCATTTTCGATTTTGCCCTCCACTAGTAGCCaagtaaaattttttcacagtctccCAGTCAACAGTGTTACAGGCAATCCTCGAAGCCATATTCCCATTAACACTGCCTCGTTTGGTTTCCCCAACAGTAGCCCCAAAACTTGTCCTCTGAAGAATATTGCTTTCCTTATGAACAACCCTCCTCACAGCGTACCTGGAAACATTCCCTCTTCTGTAGCTCCAGTAACTAGCCGCTCCAACAGTGTTCTTGTCAAAAGTGCCAGTGTACTCCTGTATAGCGATactgtgccacttggaaatgtcGTCAACACGGCTCAGGGTCCTGTCCTCGTTGGAGGACCCTCGAATTTCGCCATTTTTCCACAACAGCCGTCACTGGATGACATCAGTCAG ATACTGGCAGCGCACAAAGCTCCGGGAGCAAACGCCGCCACTGCAGCCGCGGGACCTACCCTCAGCAGCGTCTTCGTCGCTGGACAGCCAGTGAGGCTCGATAACTCTCGTTCCCACTAG